CTCCGTAAAGTGTTCCACAACACCAAGGAAGCAGGAGCAGGCAAGCTTGCCCTAACTTAGGAAGGCCCTTACCTGGTCACTCAAATAGTCGGACACGGGGCATACAAGTTACAAATGACAGACAGACGCGACTTCAACAATAGTTGGAATACCATCCATCTCAAGCAGTATCACGTCTAACTCTACATTCCTTTACTTTTTTAGGTCTTACGAGACCCATCCAACCTACTATGCGATTACTGACCTTTCTATGCAGGTCAGAACTACATTCGGGTTTGATCCCTTAAAAGTGTATGTAGGCAGCTCCACGGAGCGTAGCCCCCCCACCCCTACCAACCAGTCATCCCTACCATACATACTACACATCGACTTTGAGTTTTTAGCTAAAGCTACAATTAGCCACATGCTACATTAAGGGCACAACCTCGTTTTACACCACATACCTCGACCAACTGAACAAGCCCTACGTGCACCAATAACCAACACTTATCATTTTCGACACTACCATTACGCTCCAACACTTAGATAATATCAGGAATGAGCGTCACACAATTAAATGGATCACAACTCGATTAAATACTAAGGGTAAAACCCCAGGGGGCCGGTCAAACCGGAAAATTTCGAGTTACATAGTAGAGTAGACTAAGTATAAGCTTGGCTATCAAACTAGAACAAACTTATACTAGGGGGAAAGAAAACTATGGAAATCGTCCACATAGAGCAGACTCATAGGCACACTGGCCCGAAAGTATTAAAAGTTAGAATACTATAAGTCTATTACACAACCAAGTCAAGTTTGCAGATAATGAAACATAATCATCAATCAATAGAAGGGCCACCAGTACCCAGACCTCCAAGCGAAGCAGCAAGATCTGCAACCTCGGCAGCCTGCTCAGCTCTCCTCTCCATCAGCTCGGCATAAGCCTCAAGCATCAACGCCCTGTTCCAAGTCCCAGCCCGACCATCCAAGTAATCTTGGGCCATTTGGGCCCTAGCCTGGACTTACCCCCTCAGTATCGACAAAATCAAGCTTCTCCGTCAAAAATAAAATCGTAGAGTAAATGGCCTCAAGCTGCTTCGCCAAAGTCTTGGCCTGATCACCCGATAGGCGCCCAACATCAAGCTGAGTCTGCAAATCTACCTTCAAACGTGCAATCTCCTCATCACGACTCTTCAATATGCCATCCAACTCAACTTGCTCAGTTCGAAGTTGCTTCGCACTCTTCTCCAGCTCACGGATCCTCTCCGACAAATGAAGCACTCCCTGCAAACCTTACATGAGCAACAGAGATAACATGAATCAGCAACTAGTCACCCACACttgaaacaaaacaaaaaatgatTGAAACTAGTATAACTCCTACTCACCAGAAAGATATGGTCGACAGTGGCATCAGGGGCGCCAGACTTCAATCCAACCAAGGCATTGCGATCCTCTGGCCAAAGTAACTTGCCCAACTCCTTACGGTACGGGCATGCAGAAGCATCAAACGGGAAGGTAAGACGAATAGAGTCACTAGCCCAACCagcatcatcatcgtcatcgcgCCTTCTTTCATTTCCCTTCCGAATTGGCGAAGTAGAGATCGGAATGACTGGCGAAGTGGGGATCGAAATGACTGTCTCGCTAACTTCGAGATCACTAGAGACCTCGgtcaccttcttcttcttccttcccACATGCATCTTCGCCAACGCAGCATCAGGCCCCTTCATCTCAAATTGATAGGGCTTCGACATGACACGTGCTGCAAAAGCTCGTTCATCTACCGTCAGTTCAGGTATGATCTGAGAGCCTTGTCATCCGTATAAAGTTTCCAAAGACTTAGATAGAAAGACCATACGAGGTGGAGGGTGAGTCGACAAGGAGACCATATCTTCTGAAGTAAAGGAAATGTCCCTCCACAACGAACTTTACCTCAAATTATCGTTAGACAAGATAATCCGCCAATCACGAGCCTCCTCGGGATAGCTCAAGATTTGCTTAAGTCTCTCCTTGACACCCAACCAGACAGTAGGATAAGGGAAGCTTTTCAGATCTACAAAACAACGAAAGAAATACTCATTAAATCAATGGTGGTAGACAAACATACATTTCAAATATAGTTAACTTCAACATTCACTAGCAGAACTCCAAGTACAAGGTATCTCAGACCCACCAACCAAACCCAAAGCTTCATAAGGTATAAAGAAATACTTCTTTTTCCACCTTGTATGCAAGGTGTCCGCACCCAAGATCAAGGGTGACTTGTTACCCCTAACCTTCAACATGTACCGACCGATATCACCTGAATTAGATGTCAGATGGTAAGTTTCTAACACCTCAGCCACTGTAATATCAATATTGTTATTTTCCCCAAACACCTGCAAAGCCATCAAAACGCGCCATACAGTCGGCATCAACTGACTAGGAGGAATCCTATGGTAGTCGCACATCTCAACAATCAATCTAGGAAGTGGAAGGCGACACCCATCTTTAAACATATGAACATACATGTAGGTCCACCCGGGCAAAACCCAATTAGCTCGCTCAAGGCCTAAAGGAGAATGCAGGCTCACCCAGTCTGGTATGTCGTATGCCACTCGGATCTCTCGCAAGTTAGCCAACGTCACCATTGATGGTTCATTCCTCTTAAGTATGATGTGACTAGGGCGACCCTCATCAATCATATCATCGCTACCCACCCTGTTACCAGCCATGTAGTCAGTTACTCCAGAGCAGTCAGCCATGCTTGGAGCCCACGACTACAAGGCACCCCAACAGGCACATCACCATTATCTAAATCAACAACTCTACTCGACGACTCCATCGAAACTCCTCGACTACAAGACATGTCAACCAAGCTACCTAGAGCAAAGACGCCAACCAAGTTTACAATAGACACACACAATAATAGACGAAAAATACAAATGGAGATATCATACGTGACCAACTAAACATGCCCTACACTATTAACATGATACACATAGTGGTATTGGCAAACAAAAATAAGAGCTATCATATAGCACCAACCCAACATGTCAAACATGACAATCATACATATACTCATACTTGGACAAAATAAGCATACTCCAAGAAGCAACTATATTACTATCTACTAGAGGGCCAACGGATCAAATGAGAGTTACATAAACGACAAATCGATCAAAGAACGAAGCAAATAAATAAGCATGCTTGGAATATTCGATTAAAACATAAAGAACGTGGTAGAATATAGATATAATAAACCAACCTTTTCAAAGCTTCCAAAATCCTCTCTCTATGCTAAACACTCCAAGCTCCACTCCAAAAATCCAAGAACTCCAAATGAATTGTGTGAAAAAATGGAAGCCTTCCCTTCTTTGACTTGTTATATGATGCAGTATATTCTGGTTTCGTGGTAATTTTTGTTTGGCAGGTGAAATATGATGGTTGTCAATATGATGGTTGTCTATAACTCTTTAGACGTGTAAACTGTAAGAGAGTGCTAATAGGGAAAAATAAATTCACAAACGGAAGCTGTCTGACAAAATTTTCACTAGCTCAACACTTTACATTTACATCAAGGTACAACATAAAAAGACTACACATCTGCCTAAGCCACCTAGCTATACAAACTAATAGCCATATCAGCCAAACATTAGAGCACCTCCAATGCAAgtgtcttagaggggtgtcttagaagtggtccccacctaagacacacccctctccaatgcattgtgtcttaggtgggtgcttagatccccattttcacaaaattcacatttctacacttttatttttaaaattcatattttattaaaattaaaattctacattacaataatttaaagacataatttaaatacaataaaaaaattacaataattttctagggctcaatcggaccaaaacAAGACCAAATGTGCTCTTTCAAGTCCAAAGTGAGGCGAGCATGCATCTCCGCGTCTCGCATGGATGCTTGTCGTGCAACAAATGCACGAAAATCTGGCGGAGCACCGGCACGAGGTTGAGATGCGGCGCTACTTGAAGCTTTgtcggcgtcttcttcccacTGTGTTGCGTGCTCGCCTTCATCTtcgatgatcatgttgtgcaaaatgatgcacGTGAACATGATGTCGCTCATCGCTCCTTGCTCCAAAGACGCGATGGGCCTTTGACGATtgcccaacgagcttgaaggacGCCGAAGGCTCGTTCAATCCTTGCGAGCCGCGTCCTGCATCACTTTTGATAGCGAGCAGCGTCCTTGGAGGGTTTACACACGCGGAGCGCGTGCAGTTgttgattattaattatttctgGAGTCTtgggttttattttatttaaaagttaGTTTTATTATTCAGTTAGCCAGGCCCACGTATGCATGGGCTTTACagattagggttttattatatAAAGTTGTGTAATACCTAGTTACCGCTTTATCCAGAAAATTATAGTCAGGAACGGAAGTTTTCCGTAGGCCTCTTCTGAGGAGTTATCTATTCAATTACGTATTGGTTTTCTGTCTTTCAATCATCTTTACTCTATCAAATTGGTCCGACCTGCCGGATCCAAAACGATGGTGATGAGCACTCGGAGTACCGAACAACGATTGGAGGGATTAGAGAAGATGGTTGAGAACTTGTCTGGTGCGGTGCAGGAATTGCGAGCGGCCCAGGCAACGGCGGAATCGCGAAACGCTTCGGTGGACGCCAGGCACGCATCAATGGAGGCAAAACTGGATGCCTTGGTGAAAAAGTTACTGATCGAAATTCCACACGAGGATGAATCAGGAGAAGGCGGGCACGAGACAGTTGACCAAACCAGCCCTCTTCAGGTTCTCCAGAAGATGGACCTACCCAGTTTCGACGGAACCGATGCCTTGGGATGGTTGGCGCGAGCAGAACAATATTTTCTCGTGCATGAGATACCAGTGGAAAAGCGATTCAAGATAGCTCTGATTGCTATGTCTGGACCAGCAATGTCGTGGGTTCAACTGTTATTGCGTCGCTGTCCTACACCGGCGTGGTCTCGATTTTCAAATGAATTGCTAGTTCGCTTCGGAGATGGTACTGCCATCAATGGCTTTGAAGCTCTGAGTATGATAAAACAGACCGGGTCCTCAGAGGAATATATCACAGCATTTGAAAGCAGGATTTCTCAACTTCCAAATCTCACCGATGAACAAATGCTGGGATGGTTCTTAGGTGGATTAAAAAAATCGATTCGGGTACAAATTCAACATCCTGCTGTCACAAATTATGCAACTGCTGTCCAAATGGTTCGGCAAGTAGACCCACCGCCAGGCCCTCAAAGCTACTCAGCGCGACCCAATTACGTTGCGACCCCTGTGAACCGCGCGCCTTTGCCTCCACGTTCCTCACTTATAAACCCTCAACCGCAGCGGACACCGGCGATCTCCTCTGGCCCGCGGGACTTTCGTCGATATCGCAACATGTCCGAAGAAACTTATCAGAAGCATAGGGCTGCTGGAACTTGCTTTCGATGTGGTGGAAAATTTGGCCCAACTCACAGATGTCCCCCAAAAACCTTGCAAGTTCTTGTCGGTGGAATAGATGATGACTTTGTTGACGAAGAAGGACAAGTGACAGAATTAAGTTTAGAAGAAATAGACGTTGAAGAGCAGCAATTCACCGAGCAGCCACAGCTATCAGCACTGTCATCCCGTGGAATTGACGGACCCCAAACAATGAAGTTGTTTGGGTCAGTAGAGGGAACACGAGTGTTGTTAATGGTTGACAGCGGAGCAAGTCATTGCTTCGTGTCTGATCGTGTTGTGAAGAAGTTAAACTGGACTATTGAACCCACTGCAAGCTTTTCAGTGGTCCTGGGAGATGGAACTCGTGTCCGAGCAAGAGGAGTCTGTCAAAATGTTCCCCTACAGATTGAGTCTGAAACTTTCTTTATCTCTTGCTATGTTTTTCCCCTTAGCAGCGTGGACTTAATCCTGGGTGTAACATGGCTGGCCACGTTGGGCGATGTGAAGGCTAATTGGAAAAATTTAACCATGGAATTTATGGTTGAGGGACGACAAAAGTGCCTACGGGGCGATCCGACGCTCACACGAAAAGCCTGCACAACCCGAGAGATAAGAGCACTTACATTGGAGGACGAATGTTGGGTTTTGTGGTCCATGGATGGTAGGGAGTCACTTAGTCAATTCGGGGTAGCGGAAGATTTATCTAAGTCTGCCCGTAACGAGTTGGAGGCCGTGATAATAGCGTTTCCTGCAGTGAGTACACCAGCGATAGGGCTACCCCCTGAGCGCGCGACGGATCATCACATTGTGCTGCAGCCAGGATCCCAACCAGTATCAGTCCGACCATATCGCTATAATCATATACAGAAGGACGAGATGGAACGCTTGGTTGGTGAGATGTTGTCAGCAGGCATTATCCAACCGAGTACGAGCCCGTACTCTAGTCCAGTGCTTTTGGTTCGCAAGAAAGACGGATCGTGGCGTTTTTGTGTGGATTATCGTGAGCTTAATAAGCTCACTGTCCCGGATAAGTACCCCATCCCAGTAATTCAAGAGCTCCTAGATGAACTGCATGGGGCGCAATGGTTCAGTAAATTGGACCTTCGGGCAGGATATCACCAGATACGTGTAGCTCGTGAGGATGTGCCCAAAACCGCTTTTCGCACTCATTCGGGCCACTACGAGTTTTTGGTTATGCCCTTCGGACTAACAAATGCTCCAGCCACTTTCCAAAGTTTGATGAACGATATCTTTCGCCCTTTTCTCAGGAGGTTTGTGCTTGTATTTTTTGACGATATCTTAATCTACAGCCGCTCTTGGCAGGAACATTTGCAACACCTCCGCCAGGTCTTACAGCTTCTTCATCAACATGCGTTGATTATTAACCCCAAGAAATGCTCATTGGGACGTCAGGAGGTAGAATATTTGGGACACATAGTCTCAAGTCACGGAGTGAGTATGGACCCGGCCAAGGTCTCAGCGGTCCTGCGATGGCCGACGCCGACTAATGTACGAAGGCTGCGGGGATTCTTGGGACTCACGGGATACTATCGCCGTTTTATTAAGAATTATGGGAAGATTGCAGCCCCCTTGACAGCATTACTAAAGAAGGAAGTTCCACGGCCATGGGCATGGTCTTATGAGGCTGCAAAGGCTTTTCAGGAGCTCAAGTGTGCCTTAACTTCCGCCCCAGTATTACGTATGCCCGATTTCTCAAAGGAATTCGTAGTGGAGTGCGATGCATCTGGATTGGGCGTGGGGGCAGTGCTTATGCAAGATAAGCAACCAATTGCCTATTTTAGTAAGCACCTTTCTTCAAATTCATTGTCAAAGTCAGCTTACGAAAAAGAACTTATGGCGTTGGTATTAGCGGTCCAGCACTGGCGCCATTATTTGCTTGGTCGACGTTTCACCATTCGGACTGATCAGCGCAGTTTACGGCATCTGTTGACTCAGTCGTTGACTACACCTGCACAACAGAACTGGACTGCCAAGTTACTGGGGTACGATTTCGATATCGTATATAAGGCCGGGGGCTTAAATCGTGCGGCCGATGCTTTATCACGCCGCTGTGAAGAGGGTGAACTGACAGCCATTTCGTTTCCGCAATGGATGGACTGGTCAGCATTGCAACAAGAAATTGGGGCAGATTCGGGCTTAGCCAAAATCATGGATGCATTGAAGAAGGGGCAGAACGGGCCGAAGCACTACTCTATGGTGCATGAGACCCTACTTTATAAAGGCCGCTTGGTTATTCCAGCTTCGTCAGCTTGGGTCCCAAAGTTAATTGCTGAGTTTCACTCGACACCTTCAGGCGGACATGCGGGGGCTTATCGCACATACAGGCGTTTAGCTGCCAATGTTTATTGGCCTGGTATGATGAAGCACGTCTCTTCATTTGTGGCGGCTTGTGTCGTTTGTCAGAAGAGTAAGTATGAGACGAAGTCCCCAGCTGGATTGCTTTCTCCATTACCGATTCCATCTCATGTATGGGAGGACATCAGCCTGGATTTCGTATCAGGGTTGCCGCGCTCTGGTGGAATTGATTGTGTTCTTGTGGTAGTGGATCGTCTCTCAAAGTACGGGCATTTTCTACCCCTACGCCACCCCTTTACTGCCAAAACAGTAGCTGAGATTTTCATAAAGGAAATAGTCCGACTCCATGGCATTCCGAGCTCGATTGTATCCGATCGTGATCCTATTTTTCTTAGCTCATTTTGGAGAGAACTATTCCGTATGGCGGGTACTACTCTCAAGATGAGTTCTGCTTATCACCCCGAGACGGACGGACAAACGGAAGTTCTTAATCGCTGCCTGGAAACTTATCTACGCTGTTTTTCTTCGGATAGGCCTAAGCAGTGGAGCCGGTGGCTGTCATGGGCCGAGTATTGTTATAACACGGGATTTCATTCAGCAGCAGGAACCACACCTTTTGAGGTGGTTTATGGTCGTCCACCGCCGACTTTAAGTCGTTTCTTGCCAGGAGAAGTGAGAGTACAGGCTCTTGCTGAATCCTTGCGCTCTCGAGATGAGGTTTTGGAGCACTTGAGGTTCCATCTCGAGCGCGCCCAGCAACGAATGGTTCGGGAGGCAAATAAACATCGGCGAGATGTGGTGTTACAGATTGGCGATATGGTCTATTTGAAATTTCGACCGTACTGCCAATCGTCTCTATTCCAAGGCACTAACCGCAAGCTGGCACCTCGTTTTTTTGGGCCTTTCGAGGTGGAAGCTCGTGTGGGCACTGTGGCATACCGTTTAAAACTATCGCCAGGTTCTCGCGTGCACCCGATTTTCCATGTTTCACTGCTCAAGAAGGCAATCGGAGTGGCCAGTGCACAGCCGGATCTTCCGGATGAGTTATTGTCTGTCGACCCGCCTTACCTTCCGGAAACAGTTTTGGATCGACGAACTATGGACAGAGAGGGTTGTCAGGTTTCCCAGGTTTTGATTAAGTGGAAGGGGCTGGATTCTGAGGAGGCAACGTGGATGGATTCAGCTGACATGCGTGGGCAGTTCCCTTTCTTCAGCCTTGAGGACAAGCCTGTTTCGACCGGTGGAGCAGTTGATAGCGAGCAGCGTCCTTGGAGGGTTTACACACGCGGAGCGCGTGCAGTTgttgattattaattatttctgGAGTCTtgggttttattttatttaaaagttaGTTTTATTATTCAGTTAGCCAGGCCCACGTATGCATGGGCTTTACagattagggttttattatatAAAGTTGTGTAATACCTAGTTACCGCTTTATCCAGAAAATTATAGTCAGGAACGGAAGTTTTCCGTAGGCCTCTTCTGAGGAGTTATCTATTCAATTACGTATTGGTTTTCTGTCTTTCAATCATCTTTACTCTATCAACTTAGAACCTCTTCCCCTTCGGATCCGTAGGATATGTAGGACTCTTCACGAATACAGGCCAATTGGGATAGATGCCGTCAGTCAAGTAGTACCCACTTGTGTAGTAGGCGTTGTTGACTTGATATGTGACGGGCACACCCATTCCTTGCAGCCGATCGTTGAACAACGCCgagttgttgagcacgttgatgtcgttgttcgaatcAGGAGTCCCAAAAAAGCATGCCAGATCCATAGATCTTGCGATGCGACGGCTTCGAGGATGATGGTCGGTTTCCCCTGATCGCCGCGAGTGTATGCGCCTTGCCATGTTGTTGGACAATTCTTCCACGgccaatgcatgcaatcaagGCTCCCTAGCATTCCCGGGATGTCGTGCTTCGCTTCGTGCATTGCTAGAAGTTGTTGGCAGTCAGTGGAAGTCGGCCTCCTCAAGTATTCCGCGCCGAAGAGTTGAATAATGGCTCGACTGAATCAGCGCAAGCACTCCAACGAGGTGGACTCTGCAATCCGGAGATATTCGTCGTATTAGTCTGCTGCCCCACCGTTAGCTAGCATACGAACAGCGACAATGCATTTTTGCAATAGCGTGAAGCCGGGCCTCCCAAGTGCATCCGTGCGTTGTTGGAAGTATGGATCGGATGCGAAGGCATTAACGATACGCAAAAACAACGCACGATGCATCCGAAATCGGCGGGGGAAGATGTCGTCGGGGTAGACCGAATTTTCATCAAACGTAGAGCGCCGATATCACGGTCCCGACGAATGTAGGCCTTCTTTGCCACGCTTCGTCGCCGACGACGAGGTTGCTCATCTGGATCACCAATATCTTGAACAATTTGGTTAAATTCTTGCACAAGATTGGAAAATTCTTCGGCACGTCGCTCGTCCTCGTGGCTTGATGAGGAGGAAGACATTTTTTGTAGTGAATTTTTTGATGTGGaaatgatttttagataatgAAATGAATTGAATTAAGttatgatatatatagataaagggGAAAAAATGTTGAATTCAGCCGTTGGCCCCAACGaccatttaaaaaatatatatatatcaaacggtcatttttaaaaaaaaaaaacaaatttcgattttttttttaaaatgggcGCGTCCGCCGGACGCGCCAGACAGCTCTCGCGTTCTCCCCAGGTCTCTGCCTTGCCACGGCTTCACATCTGGCCGGGTCTCCAGTGCGCCGCTCCCCTCCTCGACGCGGCTCGATCCAGCGCTCGACACGAACGCTGGAGGTGCTCTTACACTAGTACACACTTCCTCTACCCCGTACCTTTCTAACAATAACAGTAAGGTCAACAACAGTAAGACCAGCTATGCTACCAGCCAGCCATCCTACCAAGATTGTCAAACACGCCATTATTCTCCAAAAGAGGGGCAGCCTGCAACCCTCTTGGGCAGGAGGCTAACAAACCATTCATTCTTGTTGCCATGCTCCCGGCAGCAACCATACCTACACTCGAGCAGCAATACTTCCCTGCCAAACCAGCCAAACAATTCTAAAATCATCTATTAGTTGTGCTCTTGCGGAACAATATACAAGCCAAACACCTTCCACACAACAACCATTTGGGAAGCAGCCATACTAACCCAACAAAGCAAGCAAACATATCCTCCATCTATTCACCAACAAAACAAATGCATATCTTCATTCACTCTTAAAATCAGGaaatcacacacacaaacaatattatatatatatatatatatatatatatatatatatatatatatatatatacaatcatGCTAGAAGAAGAGGAATCGAACCTCTAGACACACGCACAGAGAGTGGGAAGCCCCTTTCTCCTCCTCGAGACATCCATCGTCGTCTTCCCCCAATACTCGGCGGACAACGACCTCTAAACTATCACCGCCTCAAATCGGCAAGAATCGTCACCTTTGAAAATTGGATAGGCGAACACCACTCCGGTGTCTTCGCGTCACACCGCCGCACCACTCGGTTGTGGTCTCCATCGACGGAAAATAACCCTCTCAGATCTGGAAGCCATCCGTCCCCTCGACCCGAGGAACGACGAGACGTCTAGAGGAGGCCGCCACCGCCGCTTCCAAACTCAAAATCGGCGAAAAGGCCGAGCCACCGCCTTCTTTCGACTCTCGACGGACGTCATTGTTTGGGCCATCACCGCCCCCAAAATTCGGCGAAACCATCGCAGATCTGGAGATTTCTCCACCTCGGTCTGGAAGGTTGTAACTCTCCTCGCTCACAAAAATAGCGCGACAATAAGGGTGGTCCACCATCGCTGCCGCCCTCTCAGTCTCTGGCGGAAAAGTCGCCGCTTCAGTATCAAGAAAAAATCCGTATTTTATCCCGCTAATTCTGCCTTGCTGATTTCGTCTCCATGAGATGCAAAGGATCAAAATGAAATTCCCTAGTTTCAACATACCTACAGATTCCGAAAAGGCAAAAATAAATTCGTGGCTATAAATCAAAAATGGTGCAAACGTGCCTAATTAAATTAAGTGGGCCCCAATCATGTAAAAGGGGTGAAGTgcttaggggtgagcaaaaaccgAGCCGACCGAAAAAATCGATCGAAAATGGGCCGAACCGATCGGTTTTCGGTCGGTTTTTTTATAGTGGTCGGTCGGTTCGGccgaaaatttataaaattttcggttttttcggtcggCTCGGTTTTTCTGAATATGGTCggtcgaaaaccgaaccgaccgtatatgtaattatatatgtataatttccAATTTCCCTCCAAACTCACCCCACCAATTCTCGTCTGCTCCCTCCAATTCCACCCCCCAACAAAAAACTCAATTCCCCATAATCCAGCCTGTCCCCTTTCCCCTCCCCAAAAGGTTCACGTCTCCCCAAAAATTCATACTCCAGTCAAAATTCTCTCCACTTCCCCTCAAAATCAAGTCTCCTTCCCCCTATTTCTCGTCGGCTCTCCCCCACCCAAATATGCAGTCTGCTACCCCCTCTCACCCACCAAATTTCCCGTCGACACCACCCTTCCACGATTTAAGGGTTTTAGCGCGAAGGAACCCTCAGCCCACGTCGCTCCCCTGCGTTGCTCCTCGCCTGTCGCCTCCGTCCGCGGTGCCCTCCAGTCCAGGAGCAACCGTCGCCCTTTGATATTCGCTGCTTCCGGCCACCCTCCTGCTTTCCTCCTCTTCAAGTCGGTCGGTTCAGTTCGATCGGCCGAAAACCGAAATTTTGACGGTTCGGTTTCGATCGGTTTCAAATTTAAACTTCGGTCGGTcggttattttttttatgcacCGATCGGTTGGTCGGTTCGTGGATTTTTGGTCGGTCGGCCGGCCGAACCGACCGATGCTCAGCCCTAGAAGTGCTGACACGAGCGAATTGTTGTTCCTATTCTTCTAAAAAACGTGAAGCGCTGAATAATCCCTAAGTGGGACCCATTTTATATACAAATCATGAAATTGCTTGCATTTGCATACCTCAAAAGCATAAGTTGCTTCCTAATCTCTACGTGggaactagggatgtcaatcgggcccgtaagttttacaatatttttatatgtttatttcttttatagataatcatattcttgtaataaaaatatatcgtattttttaaatcaagacatttcgctttattttagatacaaaaattaatgtttttttaacataagtttacataatatctaactttaatttcgtttatgataaaaattgtatatagatttaacataaatgactatctttatttaacttttatattatagatgtttgttattaaccgttggaaaaaatcaaaaatattctacaagcatcaaaatgttatatattgaattaaaaagtaacgtattaaagtttaaaaatcaattattaagaatgtgttcggttaatcgggtcaACTCACTCgattttcgggccaaccctatcgggctcgggctattttcggttcgggccattcgggctaaaaattttcagccctaacccacattttttatcggtctattcggatcgacccgt
This is a stretch of genomic DNA from Salvia miltiorrhiza cultivar Shanhuang (shh) unplaced genomic scaffold, IMPLAD_Smil_shh fragScaff_scaffold_21, whole genome shotgun sequence. It encodes these proteins:
- the LOC131002822 gene encoding uncharacterized protein LOC131002822 — its product is MVSLSTHPPPPRVMSKPYQFEMKGPDAALAKMHVGRKKKKVTEVSSDLEVSETVISIPTSPVIPISTSPIRKGNERRRDDDDDAGWASDSIRLTFPFDASACPYRKELGKLLWPEDRNALVGLKSGAPDATVDHIFLGVLHLSERIRELEKSAKQLRTEQVELDGILKSRDEEIARLKVDLQTQLDVGRLSGDQAKTLAKQLEAIYSTILFLTEKLDFVDTEGVSPG